The Novosphingobium terrae genome has a window encoding:
- a CDS encoding SLBB domain-containing protein — protein MIQANTPRQWPSQRHATITLASALVLGMAFTLPTSASAQSMSSGSSDTTMGAMTGQSGSNGSSSSSSGSGSSAAAPVGPGFVQANISTTPVTPTVDQRDVRDIGKPGTRNDQTPPLRPIPEKPGEFEAYLHKVAGHPVPRFGAHLLIPATHDFISPTTTAIPPDYVINIGDVIGVAMTGSVEGSAEFEVDHDGKIFLPHVGAVQLTGVHYRDLKAKIAATIGTQYRGFDVSVSIKRLHGVRVYVTGFAKAPGAYTVSSLSTLLNAVLAAGGPNAGGSFRSVKLYRNGQELRDFDLYDVLRHGNRTGDTVLQNEDVLFIPPVGPQVAVIGSVNEEAIYEARPGETLEQVLADAGGPSQLADDSRGILYRLADKETVGSRALDRNALAATPVQGGDILQLANKGSLAQPMERQSVLVRLEGEVAHPGNYFVAPGTPLSQVLSQAGGLTPRAYAYGTKLTRLSVRDQQRESYDAALDQMETSMVATALAANGGKAETTLAIHELVQRLRQTEPDGRLVLNLPVDAQTLPGDMALENDDRIVVPARIDTVGVFGSVYRPASFSLQGQPPQTVKDYIDRAGGPQRLADKGGIFVVRANGDVISRKKGAMKARVQPGDVIFVPVRTSPSTTWTKIRDITQAVFQMGLSALVAVAALS, from the coding sequence ATGATCCAGGCAAACACCCCTCGCCAGTGGCCGTCGCAGCGGCATGCCACGATAACTCTGGCTTCGGCGCTGGTCTTGGGCATGGCCTTCACCTTGCCCACCAGTGCCTCGGCTCAAAGCATGAGCAGCGGATCCAGTGACACCACCATGGGCGCGATGACCGGCCAGAGCGGTTCGAACGGGAGCTCGTCCAGCTCTTCGGGCAGCGGTTCCTCCGCGGCCGCACCGGTCGGCCCCGGCTTCGTGCAGGCCAACATATCGACCACCCCGGTCACGCCCACCGTGGACCAGCGTGATGTTCGCGACATTGGCAAGCCTGGCACCCGTAACGACCAGACCCCGCCTTTGCGCCCGATCCCCGAAAAACCGGGCGAGTTCGAGGCCTATCTGCACAAGGTGGCGGGCCATCCCGTGCCACGCTTCGGCGCGCATCTGCTGATCCCCGCCACGCATGACTTCATCAGCCCCACCACCACCGCCATCCCGCCCGATTATGTGATCAACATCGGCGATGTGATCGGCGTGGCCATGACCGGATCGGTGGAAGGCAGCGCCGAATTCGAGGTTGATCACGACGGCAAGATCTTTCTGCCCCATGTCGGCGCGGTGCAGCTGACCGGCGTGCATTACCGCGACCTCAAGGCCAAGATTGCCGCCACCATCGGCACGCAATATCGCGGTTTCGACGTATCCGTCAGCATCAAGCGGCTGCATGGCGTGCGCGTCTATGTGACCGGCTTTGCCAAGGCGCCGGGGGCCTATACGGTTTCCAGCCTCTCCACCCTGCTCAATGCGGTACTGGCGGCGGGCGGCCCCAATGCGGGCGGCTCCTTCCGTAGCGTGAAGCTCTATCGCAACGGGCAGGAGCTGCGCGACTTCGACCTCTATGACGTGCTGCGCCACGGCAACCGCACCGGCGACACCGTCCTCCAGAACGAGGATGTACTGTTCATCCCGCCCGTCGGCCCGCAGGTGGCGGTGATCGGCAGCGTCAATGAAGAAGCCATCTATGAAGCCCGTCCCGGCGAAACGCTGGAGCAGGTGCTGGCCGATGCCGGCGGCCCCTCGCAGCTGGCTGATGACTCGCGCGGCATTCTCTACCGCCTTGCCGACAAGGAAACGGTGGGCAGCCGCGCGCTGGATCGCAACGCGCTGGCCGCCACCCCGGTGCAGGGCGGCGATATTCTGCAGCTGGCCAACAAGGGCTCGCTGGCCCAGCCGATGGAGCGCCAGTCGGTGCTGGTCCGGCTGGAGGGCGAGGTCGCCCATCCCGGCAATTACTTCGTGGCGCCCGGTACGCCGCTGTCGCAGGTGCTGTCTCAGGCCGGCGGGCTGACGCCCCGCGCCTATGCCTATGGCACCAAGCTGACTCGCCTTTCGGTGCGCGATCAGCAGCGTGAAAGCTACGATGCCGCTCTCGACCAGATGGAAACCTCGATGGTCGCTACCGCACTGGCCGCCAATGGCGGCAAGGCGGAAACCACGCTGGCCATTCATGAGCTGGTCCAGCGCCTGCGCCAGACCGAGCCCGATGGCCGCCTGGTGCTGAACCTGCCGGTCGATGCCCAGACCCTGCCCGGCGATATGGCGCTGGAGAATGACGATCGCATCGTGGTGCCCGCACGCATCGATACGGTGGGCGTGTTCGGCTCGGTCTATCGCCCGGCCTCCTTCTCGCTGCAAGGCCAGCCGCCGCAGACGGTGAAGGACTATATTGACCGTGCCGGTGGTCCCCAGCGCCTGGCCGACAAGGGCGGCATCTTCGTGGTGCGCGCCAATGGCGACGTGATCAGCCGCAAGAAGGGCGCGATGAAGGCCAGAGTGCAGCCGGGCGACGTGATCTTCGTGCCGGTGCGTACCTCGCCCTCCACCACATGGACCAAGATCCGCGACATCACCCAGGCGGTGTTCCAGATGGGGCTGAGCGCGCTGGTCGCCGTGGCGGCCCTGTCGTGA
- a CDS encoding NAD-dependent epimerase/dehydratase family protein, which translates to MPDAARSPDLPAPHLLAPAIADRLIADHRRIVVTGAGGWLGLATLELLAGTLGDAFARRVVAFGSSNRVLRLRDGTQVMQRPLADMAWLPEAPTLVLHLAFLTKDRAEAMDEDAYRAANRAISQSVLEALKPIGAQALFLASSGAAAKAEDAAASPAMRLYGAMKRDDEDVFAQWARDTGHRAVIGRVYAVSGPHMNKPEAYALASFMRDALDGRPIAVRAPHQVIRSYVAIRELMSLVFALLLDAEGGVERFDSGGDPLELADVAQAVADAVPGTQVTRAAITSDRPDRYHGDGAHYAALLAQHGIAPVALATQVHEALADFRTSTL; encoded by the coding sequence GTGCCTGACGCCGCGCGGTCACCTGACCTTCCGGCCCCTCACCTTCTGGCACCGGCCATCGCCGACCGCCTGATCGCCGACCATCGCCGCATCGTGGTGACCGGCGCGGGCGGCTGGCTGGGGCTGGCCACGCTGGAACTGCTGGCCGGCACGCTGGGCGATGCTTTCGCCAGGCGTGTCGTCGCGTTCGGCTCAAGCAACCGCGTGCTGCGCCTGCGTGACGGCACGCAGGTGATGCAGCGCCCGCTGGCCGATATGGCCTGGCTGCCCGAGGCGCCCACGCTGGTCCTCCACCTCGCCTTCCTCACCAAGGATCGCGCCGAGGCGATGGATGAAGACGCCTATCGCGCCGCCAACCGCGCCATCAGCCAATCCGTGCTGGAGGCGCTGAAGCCGATCGGCGCGCAGGCGCTGTTCCTCGCCTCCTCGGGCGCGGCGGCCAAAGCGGAAGACGCTGCGGCTAGCCCCGCCATGCGGCTCTATGGCGCAATGAAGCGCGATGATGAGGATGTCTTCGCGCAATGGGCGCGGGACACCGGCCATCGCGCGGTGATCGGCAGGGTTTACGCCGTCTCCGGCCCGCATATGAACAAGCCGGAGGCCTATGCGCTGGCCAGCTTTATGCGCGATGCGCTGGACGGACGGCCTATCGCGGTGCGCGCGCCGCATCAGGTGATCCGCTCTTACGTGGCCATCCGCGAGCTGATGAGTCTGGTCTTCGCCTTGCTGCTCGATGCCGAGGGCGGCGTCGAACGCTTCGATTCCGGCGGCGATCCGCTGGAACTGGCAGATGTGGCGCAGGCCGTGGCCGATGCCGTGCCCGGCACGCAGGTCACCCGCGCAGCGATCACCAGCGACCGGCCAGACCGCTATCACGGCGATGGCGCGCATTATGCCGCCTTGCTGGCGCAACACGGCATTGCGCCAGTCGCTCTGGCCACGCAGGTTCACGAGGCGCTGGCGGATTTTCGCACCTCCACCCTATAA
- a CDS encoding HAD family hydrolase — MAKRLHDLIFDLDGTLVDSCGICVDILSQMLVERGSDHRIDPLGARPFMSHGGQRMVSALLGPACGDPAAELAEFRARYAERPTDPASLFAGVVENLTLLADAGHRLAICSNKPQNLCDKVLADTGLAALFPVVVGGGPKLRAKPHPDLLDETLCLLGTAPADCIFIGDSELDHQVAEARGIPFLFLTYGYADPSYQPDPTTSHDDFTGMAGALLDLTRGRRARRA; from the coding sequence ATGGCCAAGCGTCTTCACGATCTGATCTTCGACCTGGACGGCACGCTGGTGGACAGCTGCGGTATCTGCGTCGATATCCTCTCGCAGATGCTGGTGGAGCGCGGCAGCGACCATCGCATCGACCCGCTGGGCGCCCGCCCGTTCATGAGCCATGGCGGCCAGCGCATGGTCAGCGCCCTGCTGGGCCCGGCCTGCGGCGATCCGGCGGCTGAACTGGCCGAGTTCCGCGCGCGCTATGCCGAAAGGCCCACCGATCCGGCCTCGCTCTTTGCGGGCGTGGTGGAGAATCTGACGCTGCTGGCCGATGCCGGGCACCGTCTGGCGATCTGCTCGAACAAGCCGCAGAATCTGTGCGACAAGGTGCTGGCGGACACCGGCCTTGCCGCCCTGTTCCCGGTGGTGGTGGGCGGCGGGCCGAAGCTGCGCGCCAAGCCCCATCCCGATCTGCTCGATGAAACGCTGTGCCTGCTGGGCACCGCCCCTGCCGACTGCATCTTCATCGGCGACAGCGAGCTGGACCATCAGGTGGCCGAGGCACGGGGCATCCCCTTCCTCTTCCTCACCTATGGCTATGCTGATCCCTCCTACCAGCCGGACCCGACGACCAGCCACGATGATTTCACCGGCATGGCAGGTGCCCTGCTGGATCTGACACGCGGCCGCCGGGCCCGCCGTGCCTGA
- a CDS encoding thiamine pyrophosphate-binding protein, producing MTSTIRVSDLIARLLAEHGITDVFMLTGGGAMHLNDALGRETRLRKVFTHHEQAASIAAESYARLSGRPAAVNVTTGPGGVNALNGVYGAYVDSIPMVVVSGQVKRETFAPNFAQIPLRQLGDQEIDIVSMIQPITKYAVVLQDPKQARKVVEKALYLATRGRPGPVWIDVPIDVQAAPVDPEALEGFDPATDEDTAGEARNTAAELGALTGDALIEQAQAVLTELCAAQRPVVLAGCGVRISDSHAAFLALVEKLGVPVVSGWNAHDVIHNDHPLYVGRPGSVGDRGGNFAVQSADYVLVLGCRLNIRQISYNWQSFARNARIAMVDIDSAELAKPTLSLHRPIHADLREFLAAALALPLPGGNEVEARAAFLTRSRQRAAQYPAVREEYRSAEGPINPYIFAEALFDQLEENDIIVSGDGTACVTIFQAANLKQGQRLYTNSGCASMGYDLPAAIGAYHAGSRADRPGGRVICLAGDGSIMMNLQELQTIIGGNLPIKIFVLNNDGYHSIRQSQQNHFPDNIVGCGPDSGLTFPDFARLAQGFGLPAAKAERDGDLAATIAATLAGSGPQLLEVMIDKRQQFEPKLSSRRLDDGRMISPPLEDLSPFLSDEELAEAMAPCATLR from the coding sequence ATGACTTCTACCATTCGCGTCTCAGACCTGATCGCCCGCCTGCTCGCCGAGCATGGCATCACCGATGTTTTCATGCTGACGGGCGGCGGCGCCATGCATCTCAACGATGCGCTGGGCCGCGAAACCCGCCTGCGCAAGGTGTTCACCCACCATGAGCAGGCCGCATCCATCGCCGCCGAAAGCTATGCGCGCCTCTCAGGCCGCCCGGCGGCGGTGAATGTCACCACGGGCCCGGGGGGCGTGAATGCGCTCAACGGCGTCTATGGCGCCTATGTGGATTCCATCCCGATGGTGGTGGTCTCGGGTCAGGTGAAGCGCGAGACCTTCGCGCCCAATTTCGCGCAGATCCCGCTGCGCCAGCTGGGCGATCAGGAGATCGACATCGTCTCCATGATCCAGCCCATCACCAAATATGCGGTGGTGCTGCAGGACCCGAAGCAGGCGCGCAAGGTCGTCGAAAAGGCGCTGTATCTTGCCACCCGTGGCCGCCCCGGCCCGGTGTGGATCGATGTGCCGATCGATGTGCAGGCCGCCCCGGTCGATCCGGAGGCTCTGGAAGGTTTCGACCCCGCCACGGATGAAGACACCGCAGGCGAAGCGCGCAACACCGCCGCCGAACTGGGCGCGCTGACCGGCGATGCGCTGATCGAGCAGGCGCAGGCTGTGCTTACCGAACTCTGCGCCGCGCAGCGTCCCGTGGTGCTGGCCGGTTGCGGCGTGCGCATCAGTGACAGCCATGCCGCCTTCCTCGCTCTGGTCGAAAAGCTGGGCGTGCCGGTGGTGTCAGGCTGGAACGCGCATGATGTGATCCACAACGATCACCCGCTCTATGTCGGGCGCCCCGGCAGCGTGGGCGATCGTGGCGGCAATTTCGCGGTGCAATCGGCGGATTATGTGCTGGTGCTGGGCTGCCGCCTCAACATTCGCCAGATCAGCTACAACTGGCAGAGCTTCGCCCGCAACGCCCGCATCGCTATGGTCGATATCGACAGCGCCGAGCTGGCCAAGCCCACGCTGAGCCTGCACCGCCCGATCCATGCCGATCTGCGCGAATTTCTGGCCGCCGCTCTGGCCCTGCCACTGCCGGGTGGCAATGAGGTCGAGGCGCGCGCCGCCTTCCTCACCCGCAGCCGCCAGCGCGCCGCGCAATATCCCGCCGTGCGCGAGGAGTATCGCTCGGCAGAAGGGCCGATCAACCCCTACATCTTCGCCGAAGCGCTGTTCGATCAGCTCGAAGAGAACGACATCATCGTTTCCGGCGACGGCACGGCCTGCGTCACCATCTTCCAGGCGGCCAACCTCAAGCAGGGCCAGCGGCTCTACACCAATTCGGGCTGCGCCTCGATGGGTTATGACCTGCCTGCCGCCATCGGCGCCTATCACGCCGGCTCGCGTGCGGACAGGCCGGGCGGGCGCGTCATCTGTCTGGCCGGCGATGGTTCGATCATGATGAACCTGCAGGAGCTGCAGACCATCATCGGCGGCAATCTGCCGATCAAGATCTTCGTGCTGAACAACGATGGCTATCACTCGATCCGCCAGTCGCAGCAGAACCACTTCCCCGACAACATCGTGGGCTGCGGGCCCGACAGCGGCCTCACCTTCCCCGATTTCGCCCGTCTGGCGCAAGGCTTCGGCCTGCCCGCCGCCAAGGCCGAGCGGGACGGCGATCTGGCCGCCACCATCGCCGCCACGCTGGCGGGCTCCGGCCCCCAGCTGCTTGAGGTGATGATCGACAAGCGCCAGCAGTTTGAACCCAAACTCTCCTCCCGGCGTTTGGATGATGGACGGATGATTTCGCCGCCGCTCGAAGATCTCAGCCCCTTCCTCTCTGACGAGGAGCTGGCGGAGGCCATGGCGCCCTGCGCCACGCTCCGCTGA
- a CDS encoding aldolase/citrate lyase family protein: MNTYEKRMLAILEEGKAKYGILSVKAEFEAEGTRTDEFLRLLEIGRRAGVKIALKIGGCEAIRDLIEARQYGVDYIIAPMVESPYALSKFIAGKDKIFAEDERGDISFLFNVETRATVDHLAELGEVAQKGKTGFVFGRVDFAGSQGLTRDAVNSPEMLKHMLDVAEVAKARDLELVVGGGVSPASIPTLAQVRKVRLDRFETRKVIFDGAVLEDGRAEPGMELAIEFELLWLKNKRDFYRSIAEEDAQRIAMMEARQAPKVTEHA; encoded by the coding sequence ATGAACACATATGAAAAGCGCATGCTGGCGATCCTCGAAGAGGGCAAGGCCAAGTACGGCATCCTTTCGGTCAAGGCCGAGTTCGAGGCCGAGGGCACCCGCACCGACGAATTCCTGCGCCTGCTGGAAATCGGCCGCCGCGCCGGGGTCAAGATCGCGCTCAAGATCGGCGGCTGCGAGGCCATCCGCGACCTGATCGAGGCCCGCCAGTATGGCGTGGACTACATCATCGCGCCGATGGTGGAATCGCCCTATGCGCTCTCCAAGTTCATCGCCGGCAAGGACAAGATCTTTGCCGAGGATGAGCGCGGCGACATCAGCTTCCTCTTCAACGTCGAAACCCGCGCCACGGTCGATCACCTCGCCGAGCTGGGCGAAGTGGCGCAGAAGGGCAAGACCGGCTTTGTCTTCGGTCGCGTCGATTTCGCGGGCTCGCAGGGGCTGACGCGCGATGCGGTGAATTCGCCCGAGATGCTCAAGCATATGCTGGACGTGGCCGAAGTGGCCAAGGCCCGCGATCTGGAACTGGTGGTGGGCGGCGGCGTCAGCCCGGCCTCGATCCCCACGCTGGCGCAGGTGCGCAAGGTGCGCCTCGATCGTTTCGAGACCCGCAAGGTGATCTTCGACGGTGCCGTGCTGGAAGATGGCCGTGCCGAACCCGGCATGGAACTGGCCATCGAGTTCGAGCTGCTGTGGCTCAAGAACAAGCGCGACTTCTACCGCAGCATCGCCGAGGAAGACGCGCAGCGCATCGCCATGATGGAAGCGCGCCAGGCCCCCAAGGTGACCGAGCACGCCTGA